The window ttttttaaattttttttttagatatagtACTTATCCAATAGGCTGTTTCCCTTACGTGTCATGTAGCAGATAACTGAACATACATCTCGATCATAACAGGGGATTAAggctattttaaattaataatattttttttttggttctgatTAAATTAAGGCTGTTAAGGCTGTTGACACAATCAtagagaattttaaaaaaaaatgttacaaattttcttatttttcaaaataatatttttttaccctcaatattttattattattattatttcagccAGTGATTCGTTCGCTAATTCacgaaaattgtaaaaaaatttcgcTCGGCTCTGTTCTGCGGGGGGTTCGAGCCGAGTAATGCGATCCCGAGACTGACGGCGGGATGCCGGGCTACATGGCGCCGAACATGACGGGGTTGCCTCCCCCCCACGCGGGCTGTCCCCAGCCGAACAGCCAGGACCCGAACCCGGCGGGTGACAACTGCTGGCCTCGCGGGCCCGCAGCCGGGTGACACCAGAGGAGCTGTCCACCttgggaagggtgcctccgaccCCCGTGGTGCAGCCCGTGGAAGCCACCCGGAGACCCGGGGGCCAGCACGAGCCAGGGCAGCCCCCAGCCGCCGGTCTGATCGCCGTACGCGCCGCTGTGCCACCGAGGATACCCCCACGCGTCGTACGAACCGTCCGAGCCGTCGCGGCAGTCGCACCCGGACGAGGAGTGCTTGTGGCCGTGTCCTCCGACCTTACCACCGCCGCCGCCGTCTCTctgccccgaggagtagtcggaGCCGGTAGA of the Bacillus rossius redtenbacheri isolate Brsri chromosome 10, Brsri_v3, whole genome shotgun sequence genome contains:
- the LOC134535650 gene encoding loricrin-like is translated as MMICKILILAATFMATASHQCDCGGKRFSSSSNGPASSLSDASSSSSSSSDSASSSGGYQGCGCGSTGSDYSSGQRDGGGGGKVGGHGHKHSSSGCDCRDGSDGSYDAWGYPRWHSGAYGDQTGGWGLPWLVLAPGSPGGFHGLHHGGRRHPSQGGQLLWCHPAAGPRGQQLSPAGFGSWLFGWGQPAWGGGNPVMFGAM